From Chryseobacterium salivictor, a single genomic window includes:
- the nadC gene encoding carboxylating nicotinate-nucleotide diphosphorylase → MKKPIYITKDALKTFIKNALEEDIQDGDHSTLATIPKDLQQKAQLLVKQDCILAGVELAEMIFKQFDKNLKVERLMKDGDPAKAGDIAFYITGSARSILTTERFVLNCMQRMSGIATITHEWDSRLLGTKTKLLDTRKTTPNFRLCEKWAVAIGGGTNHRFGLYDMIMLKDNHIDYNGSITNAVKMAKAYTEKIKKPLKIEVETRNLEEVEEALKAGVDRIMLDNMEVAMMAEAVKLIGRKCETEASGGITREMLKDIAQTGVDFISAGALTHSAENIDLSLKAVK, encoded by the coding sequence ATGAAAAAACCGATCTACATCACGAAAGACGCTTTAAAGACCTTTATTAAAAACGCATTGGAAGAAGATATTCAAGATGGCGACCATTCTACTTTGGCTACCATTCCTAAAGATCTACAGCAGAAAGCCCAACTCCTGGTGAAACAGGACTGTATTTTAGCCGGAGTTGAACTGGCAGAAATGATTTTCAAACAGTTTGATAAAAACTTAAAAGTAGAACGGTTGATGAAAGATGGTGACCCTGCAAAAGCGGGCGATATTGCTTTTTACATAACGGGAAGCGCCAGATCTATCCTGACTACCGAACGGTTTGTTTTGAACTGCATGCAGCGAATGAGTGGTATCGCAACCATTACCCATGAGTGGGATTCGCGGTTATTGGGAACAAAAACGAAACTTTTGGACACGAGAAAAACAACGCCCAATTTCAGACTTTGCGAAAAATGGGCGGTGGCCATCGGTGGCGGCACTAATCACAGGTTTGGTTTGTATGACATGATCATGCTCAAAGACAACCATATCGATTATAACGGAAGCATCACCAACGCTGTAAAAATGGCAAAGGCATATACTGAAAAGATTAAAAAACCATTAAAGATAGAGGTTGAAACCCGAAATTTAGAAGAGGTAGAAGAAGCTTTGAAAGCCGGCGTCGACAGAATTATGCTCGACAATATGGAGGTTGCAATGATGGCAGAAGCCGTAAAATTAATCGGCAGGAAATGTGAAACTGAGGCTTCCGGTGGCATTACCCGGGAAATGCTGAAAGACATTGCACAAACGGGTGTAGATTTTATTTCCGCAGGTGCACTGACCCATTCTGCAGAGAACATCGACCTGAGTTTGAAGGCTGTGAAATGA
- a CDS encoding sulfurtransferase yields MKLSPIINAEELADLNRENVVIVDAGSGGSAYDSHLHEHLDGALYVDLNNDLAQIPKNIKNGGRHPLPSLEKFAEVLMRLGITQDSHVIVYDNKNASIAAARFWWMLRSVGIEKVQVLNGGIQRAKAMGLPLNSRIVEPEPVDKLSLKEWKLPVADIDFIERYSENPEYIIIDVREKDRYDGKTEPIDDVAGHIPGAMNIPFKGNLTEYGTFKSPEILHEKYAEALKDIPSEKIAVYCGSGVTACHTLLALDYAGFEIPKPYVGSWSEWLGNGKPVAKNK; encoded by the coding sequence ATGAAACTGTCACCAATTATCAACGCTGAAGAGTTAGCGGATTTGAACCGGGAAAATGTCGTCATAGTAGACGCCGGAAGTGGTGGTTCTGCTTATGACAGCCATTTGCATGAACATCTCGACGGAGCGCTCTATGTGGATTTGAATAATGATTTAGCCCAAATTCCGAAAAACATAAAAAATGGCGGACGACATCCGTTGCCCAGTTTAGAAAAATTTGCGGAAGTCTTGATGCGTTTGGGGATCACCCAGGATTCCCACGTTATTGTGTATGACAATAAAAACGCTTCTATTGCCGCAGCAAGATTTTGGTGGATGCTGAGATCTGTAGGAATAGAAAAAGTTCAGGTTTTAAACGGCGGGATACAAAGAGCAAAAGCAATGGGACTGCCCCTAAATTCAAGAATCGTCGAACCCGAACCCGTTGATAAACTTTCATTAAAAGAATGGAAACTTCCGGTGGCGGATATTGATTTTATTGAACGTTATTCTGAAAACCCTGAATATATTATTATTGATGTTCGTGAAAAAGACCGTTATGACGGCAAAACGGAGCCCATCGATGATGTCGCAGGGCATATTCCGGGCGCGATGAATATCCCATTTAAAGGAAACCTTACTGAATACGGAACTTTTAAAAGTCCGGAAATTCTTCATGAAAAATATGCAGAAGCTTTAAAAGATATTCCATCTGAAAAAATAGCGGTGTACTGCGGATCAGGAGTTACCGCTTGTCACACTTTACTGGCCCTGGATTATGCAGGATTTGAAATCCCCAAACCGTACGTAGGATCGTGGAGTGAGTGGTTAGGCAATGGTAAACCTGTGGCTAAAAACAAATAA
- the nadB gene encoding L-aspartate oxidase — MIKADVLVIGSGISGLSYAIKISERMPEAKIIIVTKADEDESNTKYAQGGLAVVTDFDKDNFQKHIDDTMRAGDGENNLEVVKMVVREGPERFKELVDWGTNFDQKDGHLMLGREGGHTENRIVHHKDITGAEIERALLATVNKSPNIEIMAHHYVIDLITQHHVPNKIFDLEKIDCYGAYVLDEKNKEIKKITAKITLVATGGAGHVYKNTTNPIIATGDGIAFVHRARGKISNMQYYQFHPTALFSKRDGMLFLISEAVRGDGAKLRTKDGAKFMHKYDEREELASRDIVARAIDNELKISGDDYVGLDCREMNQERFIEHFPNIYQKCLDEGIDPFTQLIPIVPACHYLMGGIDIDMDGQSSIKNLFAVGECTNSGLHGANRLASNSLLEGLVFGHNAALKTVELLKINDFNFEDLKAIPQWDEEGMKMMDEMVMISYLRRQLQEMMSDLVSIVRSNDRLALAKRKQQEIFEAVNELYNYSILSPKLSELRNLTNISYLIIKHSLMMKENKGAFYNKDLV, encoded by the coding sequence ATGATAAAAGCAGACGTACTCGTCATCGGATCAGGAATCTCCGGACTTTCTTATGCGATAAAAATATCCGAAAGAATGCCCGAGGCAAAAATAATCATCGTCACCAAAGCCGATGAAGACGAAAGCAACACCAAATATGCGCAGGGCGGATTGGCCGTAGTAACCGATTTCGACAAAGATAATTTTCAGAAACATATCGATGACACCATGAGAGCCGGCGATGGTGAAAATAATCTTGAAGTGGTAAAAATGGTCGTTCGCGAAGGTCCCGAAAGATTTAAAGAACTTGTGGACTGGGGAACTAATTTTGACCAAAAAGACGGTCACCTCATGCTCGGCAGAGAAGGCGGACATACCGAAAACCGCATTGTTCATCACAAAGATATTACCGGCGCTGAAATAGAACGCGCTTTATTGGCAACGGTGAACAAATCACCGAATATCGAAATTATGGCGCATCATTATGTCATCGATTTGATTACGCAACATCACGTTCCCAATAAAATTTTCGACCTTGAAAAAATCGACTGCTACGGCGCTTACGTTCTTGATGAAAAAAATAAAGAAATAAAGAAAATTACGGCGAAAATCACTTTGGTCGCAACCGGCGGAGCAGGTCATGTTTACAAAAACACCACCAATCCGATTATCGCAACCGGCGACGGAATAGCCTTTGTCCACAGAGCGCGCGGGAAAATTTCGAATATGCAGTATTACCAGTTTCACCCCACCGCTTTATTTTCCAAAAGAGACGGAATGCTGTTTTTGATTTCAGAAGCAGTGCGGGGCGATGGTGCAAAATTGAGAACGAAAGATGGTGCAAAATTCATGCACAAGTATGACGAACGCGAAGAATTAGCATCGCGGGACATAGTTGCCAGAGCCATTGATAATGAATTAAAAATTTCGGGCGATGATTATGTAGGGCTTGATTGCCGCGAAATGAATCAGGAAAGATTCATCGAACATTTTCCCAATATTTATCAGAAATGTTTGGATGAAGGAATCGATCCTTTCACCCAACTCATTCCGATCGTTCCGGCATGTCACTATTTAATGGGCGGAATCGATATCGACATGGACGGCCAAAGTTCCATTAAAAATCTATTTGCCGTAGGAGAATGTACCAATTCTGGCTTACATGGCGCTAACCGACTGGCTTCAAACTCTTTACTGGAAGGGCTGGTCTTCGGTCACAACGCGGCTTTGAAAACAGTCGAACTCCTAAAAATCAATGATTTCAACTTTGAAGATTTGAAAGCAATTCCGCAATGGGACGAAGAGGGTATGAAAATGATGGACGAGATGGTGATGATTTCCTACCTTCGCAGACAATTGCAGGAAATGATGAGCGATTTGGTAAGTATCGTCCGATCAAATGACCGCTTGGCTCTGGCAAAGAGAAAACAACAGGAAATCTTCGAAGCTGTGAATGAACTGTACAACTACTCGATTCTGTCGCCAAAACTTTCGGAACTGAGAAATCTGACCAATATCTCTTATTTGATTATCAAGCATTCATTGATGATGAAAGAGAACAAAGGCGCTTTTTATAATAAAGATTTGGTGTAA
- a CDS encoding NAD(P)H-dependent oxidoreductase, giving the protein MNYLEALNKRYSVKKFDPEKTVSSDVLFHILEAARLSASSLGLQPYRLLIVQSPEMKQKLIPAFYNPSQISTCSHLIVIVSKNNIGNEYIGNYFNHISETREVPLESLNPFKESISKHIQHLDSEEVMIWADKQSYIVLGNLMFAAALENVDTCPMEGFSQEKIDIVLGIDTEKEKVAVTLALGYRSEEDQFQNLKKVRKPNDKLFKFI; this is encoded by the coding sequence ATGAATTACCTTGAAGCACTCAACAAAAGATATTCGGTTAAAAAATTTGATCCTGAAAAAACAGTTTCGTCCGATGTGCTCTTCCATATCCTTGAAGCGGCAAGACTTTCGGCTAGTTCATTGGGACTGCAGCCTTATCGGCTCCTTATTGTGCAAAGTCCGGAAATGAAGCAGAAACTCATTCCTGCCTTTTACAATCCATCGCAAATCTCAACGTGTTCGCATTTGATTGTTATTGTTTCGAAAAACAATATTGGCAATGAATATATCGGCAATTATTTTAATCATATTTCAGAAACCAGAGAAGTTCCTCTGGAAAGTTTAAATCCATTTAAAGAAAGTATCAGCAAACATATTCAGCATTTAGATTCAGAAGAAGTGATGATTTGGGCAGATAAACAGAGCTATATTGTTTTGGGAAATCTGATGTTTGCGGCGGCTTTAGAAAATGTAGACACCTGCCCGATGGAAGGCTTCAGTCAGGAAAAAATCGATATTGTTTTAGGGATTGATACCGAAAAAGAAAAAGTCGCAGTGACTTTAGCGCTTGGGTACCGATCGGAAGAAGACCAATTTCAGAATTTAAAAAAAGTAAGAAAACCGAATGATAAACTGTTTAAGTTTATTTAA
- the rnhA gene encoding ribonuclease HI, with protein MGLRIEIYTDGACSGNPGKGGYGIVMKVPEKNYEKRYSQGFRLTTNNRMELLAVITALEKLKSTENDIHIYTDSKYVSDAINQKWIFGWIKKGFKNVKNPDLWKRMVPLIKAHQTTFHWVKGHAGHLENEICDQLAVKAAQTEPLQIDEFFEKQQNGGLF; from the coding sequence ATGGGTCTTAGAATTGAAATTTATACCGACGGCGCCTGTAGTGGTAACCCCGGAAAAGGGGGTTACGGAATCGTGATGAAGGTTCCCGAAAAAAATTACGAAAAAAGATATTCGCAGGGGTTTCGCCTCACAACCAACAACCGCATGGAATTGTTGGCGGTGATAACCGCTTTGGAAAAACTGAAATCTACCGAAAATGACATTCACATTTACACCGACAGCAAATATGTTTCTGACGCGATTAATCAGAAATGGATTTTCGGTTGGATTAAAAAAGGTTTTAAAAATGTAAAAAATCCTGATTTGTGGAAAAGAATGGTTCCTTTAATTAAAGCACATCAAACCACTTTTCATTGGGTTAAAGGTCATGCAGGCCATCTCGAAAATGAAATCTGCGATCAACTTGCCGTAAAAGCCGCCCAAACGGAACCTCTTCAAATTGATGAATTTTTCGAGAAACAACAGAACGGCGGGCTTTTCTGA
- the dnaB gene encoding replicative DNA helicase has product MAQKETLSSLIHGNFAKELSISDGKMPPNAIEFEKLVIGTFLIDKKGLDYSIDLLTADVFYDPRHQEIFRVIVRLFEGNHPVDLMTVIQELKKTDKLALAGGDHYIIDLTMGVSSSAHIEYHVRVILEKFILRSLINVSANVIDSSYKESTDVFELLDKAEQSFFEITNGTIKKGFDTANTLVSQAIETIKALKDKEGISGIPSGFKDIDKETGGWQNSDLIIIAARPAMGKTAFLLSMARNIAVEHNIPMALFSLEMASVQLITRMIASETGISSEKLRKGQMNDEEWQRLFSNVSALENAPLYIDETPSLSVFDFRAKCRRLVMQHGVKIIMVDYLQLMTANSGKGGAGNREQEIAMISRSLKAIAKELNVPVIALSQLSRSVETRPGKRPMLSDLRESGAIEQDADIVSFIFRPEYYKITTWDNDEDGGESSTENQAELIIAKHRNGATADVRMSFHKNIAKFADLDLFGGGGGYGYQSSNFGQQDTPGGFEKIKTTIDPGAAFDLPSNQNLSGSSMNDADDDDDFQF; this is encoded by the coding sequence ATGGCACAAAAGGAAACTTTATCTTCACTAATTCATGGTAATTTCGCTAAGGAACTTTCTATTTCCGACGGCAAAATGCCTCCCAATGCAATAGAATTCGAGAAACTCGTTATCGGCACTTTTTTAATTGATAAAAAAGGACTGGATTATTCCATTGATTTATTGACCGCGGATGTTTTTTACGACCCAAGACACCAGGAAATCTTCCGCGTAATCGTCCGTCTCTTCGAAGGTAATCATCCCGTCGATTTAATGACGGTAATTCAGGAATTAAAGAAAACCGATAAATTAGCACTTGCAGGAGGAGATCATTACATCATTGATTTAACGATGGGAGTCTCTTCCAGTGCGCATATTGAGTACCATGTCCGGGTGATATTAGAGAAATTCATTCTGCGGAGTCTGATTAATGTTTCCGCCAATGTGATCGACAGTTCTTATAAAGAATCTACCGATGTTTTCGAGCTTTTGGATAAAGCCGAACAATCCTTTTTTGAAATTACAAACGGAACTATTAAAAAAGGTTTCGACACTGCGAATACTTTGGTTAGCCAGGCCATTGAAACCATTAAAGCCTTAAAAGACAAAGAGGGAATCTCCGGAATCCCGTCCGGATTTAAAGATATTGATAAAGAAACCGGTGGTTGGCAAAATTCCGATTTAATTATTATTGCGGCCCGTCCGGCAATGGGCAAAACCGCTTTCCTGCTTTCTATGGCAAGAAATATTGCGGTAGAACATAATATTCCGATGGCTTTATTCTCGCTGGAGATGGCTTCCGTTCAGTTGATTACCAGAATGATCGCTTCAGAAACGGGAATTTCTTCTGAGAAATTACGAAAAGGACAAATGAACGATGAAGAATGGCAACGTTTATTCTCCAATGTTTCCGCTTTAGAAAACGCTCCTTTATATATTGACGAAACACCTTCCCTTTCTGTATTCGATTTTCGGGCAAAATGCCGGAGATTGGTCATGCAGCATGGAGTAAAAATCATCATGGTCGATTATCTTCAGTTGATGACCGCAAATTCCGGAAAAGGGGGAGCAGGAAATCGTGAACAGGAAATTGCAATGATCTCCCGTTCCCTGAAAGCAATTGCAAAAGAGCTGAATGTTCCTGTTATTGCACTTTCTCAGCTTTCAAGAAGTGTGGAAACACGACCTGGAAAAAGACCGATGCTTTCTGACCTTCGGGAATCTGGAGCGATTGAGCAGGATGCCGATATTGTTTCGTTTATTTTCCGTCCGGAATATTATAAAATCACCACTTGGGACAATGATGAAGACGGCGGTGAGTCCTCCACAGAAAACCAGGCAGAACTGATTATCGCAAAACACCGTAATGGTGCTACCGCAGATGTGAGAATGTCTTTCCATAAAAATATTGCCAAATTTGCCGACCTTGATTTATTTGGTGGAGGCGGTGGCTACGGTTACCAGTCTTCGAATTTTGGACAACAGGATACTCCGGGAGGTTTTGAAAAAATTAAAACTACCATCGATCCCGGTGCTGCTTTCGATTTACCAAGCAACCAAAACCTTTCCGGTTCGTCGATGAATGATGCGGATGATGATGACGATTTTCAATTTTAG
- a CDS encoding MFS transporter, giving the protein MISLQPIQTLKIAEFRNLMTGRFFLILSFRMLATLMGWWIYKLTKDPFAIGLIGLSEVIPAVSTALYAGHVIDNSEKKRLLLICNYAYVLLIGLLAVPAFFGHSLLHFSNIQISYFIYAVIFCTGFCRAFIGPIIPSMIPKIVSKDQLPNAITLNQATFLTASVSGHALGGFLIHWIDISGTILVIVGLMIFSSIFFWSLKKHPSENSDRTMGVVESMREGIAYIYKTKEILGALCLDMFAVLFGGAVGMIPVFATDILDVGSEGFGLLNAASDIGSMCIIMTLAFVPLTKNQGKILLVAVAGFGLCIIGFGFSKLYWLSFFLLVASGMLDGISVVIRGTIVQLKTPDHIRGRVLSVNSIFIMSSNEMGQFESGVAAKLLGVVRSVVFGGTMTVLIALLVGTTVPKLRKMNY; this is encoded by the coding sequence ATGATTTCATTGCAACCTATTCAGACCTTAAAAATAGCAGAATTTCGGAACTTGATGACCGGCCGTTTTTTTCTGATCTTATCTTTCAGAATGTTGGCAACACTGATGGGCTGGTGGATTTACAAATTAACCAAAGATCCTTTCGCCATTGGGTTGATTGGCTTGTCAGAAGTTATTCCTGCGGTATCAACTGCCTTATACGCCGGCCACGTTATCGATAATTCTGAGAAGAAAAGACTCTTGCTGATCTGCAATTACGCTTATGTTTTGCTCATCGGCTTATTGGCGGTTCCCGCCTTTTTTGGTCACAGTTTACTGCACTTCAGCAATATCCAGATTTCTTATTTTATTTATGCCGTCATTTTTTGTACCGGATTTTGCCGCGCATTTATCGGCCCTATAATTCCTTCAATGATTCCAAAGATAGTTTCAAAAGATCAACTTCCGAACGCTATCACACTCAACCAGGCGACCTTTCTTACCGCTTCTGTTTCTGGCCATGCTTTGGGTGGCTTTCTTATTCACTGGATTGATATTTCCGGAACAATCCTCGTGATTGTCGGATTAATGATTTTCTCCTCCATTTTCTTTTGGTCTCTGAAAAAACACCCTTCAGAAAACAGCGACCGAACAATGGGCGTGGTAGAAAGTATGCGCGAAGGAATCGCCTACATTTACAAAACAAAAGAAATCTTGGGCGCACTTTGCCTTGATATGTTCGCCGTCCTTTTTGGCGGTGCCGTCGGCATGATTCCGGTTTTCGCTACCGATATTTTAGATGTAGGATCCGAAGGTTTCGGCTTGCTGAATGCTGCTTCAGATATCGGCTCCATGTGTATTATCATGACTCTGGCGTTTGTACCGTTAACCAAAAATCAAGGTAAAATCTTACTCGTTGCCGTGGCAGGTTTTGGCCTGTGCATCATCGGTTTCGGTTTCTCTAAATTATACTGGCTCTCCTTTTTCTTATTGGTGGCCAGTGGAATGCTCGATGGAATTTCGGTGGTCATCCGCGGTACGATTGTACAACTGAAAACGCCCGATCATATTCGCGGCCGGGTTTTAAGCGTGAATTCCATTTTCATCATGTCGAGCAACGAAATGGGTCAATTCGAAAGTGGCGTTGCAGCCAAACTTTTAGGCGTTGTTCGATCCGTCGTTTTTGGGGGAACCATGACCGTTTTAATCGCACTTTTAGTCGGAACCACCGTTCCAAAACTCCGCAAAATGAACTATTAA
- a CDS encoding DMT family transporter: MNWILLIIGGLFETGFATCLGKAQETTGRESYFWWAGFAISLFLSMFLLYKAISVGASPIPVGTAYAVWTGIGAVGAVFMGIFIFDEPATFWRIFFVFTLIASVIGLKVVSN, translated from the coding sequence ATGAATTGGATTTTACTCATTATCGGCGGCTTATTTGAAACCGGCTTTGCCACTTGTCTCGGAAAAGCGCAAGAAACAACCGGAAGAGAAAGTTATTTTTGGTGGGCAGGTTTTGCAATTTCTCTTTTTCTGAGTATGTTTCTTTTATACAAGGCAATTTCTGTTGGCGCCAGTCCCATTCCTGTTGGGACAGCGTACGCAGTCTGGACGGGAATTGGTGCGGTAGGTGCTGTTTTTATGGGAATATTTATATTCGATGAGCCTGCGACTTTCTGGCGAATATTTTTTGTTTTCACTTTGATTGCTTCGGTGATTGGGCTGAAAGTGGTTTCTAATTAG
- a CDS encoding T9SS type A sorting domain-containing protein, with translation MKKIYFLGTMLAMTFSNAQIKSFKKPSKNETHKPFVSHLKANEIKFDQAPDFSNGIISMVDQDDYQVFAADDFQLSEDTKIEKFVFYGSQFYGDLPEVYLGLKMYIFNDNNGFPAGKPSDLSTAVAVINIDETNSAATLSADDVDFTFEVDVTKALGQNLTLKANKKYWVAFAPKVDLGYDYGYDEDETFYWALGNDNYSEPVLIDEADLFEEGATSWTTISSLLGETFEGLAFTITGENQLGTTNVYSNLRNVSIYPNPAVNVINLKANKKNSISKTEIFDMTGKLVISSSETSINIERLPKAAYVVKVYSGSELIETSKIVKK, from the coding sequence ATGAAAAAAATCTATTTTTTAGGAACGATGTTAGCGATGACATTCTCAAATGCGCAGATTAAAAGCTTTAAAAAACCAAGCAAAAATGAGACCCATAAACCATTTGTATCCCATTTAAAAGCAAATGAAATAAAATTTGATCAAGCACCTGATTTCTCAAATGGAATCATATCAATGGTAGATCAAGACGATTATCAAGTTTTTGCGGCAGATGACTTTCAACTTTCTGAAGACACCAAAATTGAGAAATTTGTTTTTTATGGAAGTCAGTTCTATGGTGATTTACCAGAAGTTTATCTGGGATTAAAAATGTATATCTTCAATGACAACAACGGTTTTCCCGCTGGAAAACCAAGTGATCTAAGCACGGCGGTTGCTGTCATAAATATCGACGAAACCAATAGCGCTGCGACCCTTTCCGCGGATGATGTGGATTTCACCTTTGAAGTTGATGTTACTAAGGCATTGGGACAAAACCTAACATTGAAAGCCAATAAAAAATATTGGGTGGCTTTTGCGCCTAAAGTTGATCTTGGTTACGATTACGGTTACGATGAGGATGAAACATTCTACTGGGCTTTAGGAAATGATAATTACTCAGAACCTGTGCTAATCGATGAGGCTGATTTATTTGAAGAAGGAGCAACCTCCTGGACAACTATTTCAAGTTTGCTAGGTGAAACTTTTGAAGGGCTTGCATTCACGATTACAGGAGAAAACCAGTTGGGTACTACAAATGTATATTCTAATCTTAGAAACGTCTCCATCTACCCAAACCCAGCAGTTAATGTAATTAACTTAAAGGCCAACAAAAAGAATTCTATTTCCAAAACTGAAATCTTTGATATGACCGGAAAACTGGTAATCAGTTCTTCTGAAACATCGATCAATATAGAAAGACTTCCAAAAGCTGCTTATGTTGTTAAAGTATATTCTGGAAGCGAATTAATCGAAACTTCAAAAATCGTTAAGAAATAG